The Ostrinia nubilalis chromosome 27, ilOstNubi1.1, whole genome shotgun sequence genomic interval GGGTCCCAGGTTCGATTTTAGATAGATCATTTAAACAGATCATAATTACGCACGTAGTTAATAGGtatcgtttattaatttattattgtcggccgtttggtgtagtggttcagaacggactactatgccgagaggtcccgggttcgattcccggccgggcagaaattgaaatgatgaattttaatttctgtgacgggtctgggtgtaaatatgtataatatgtatgtatttaataaaaaaaaagtatataagtagtatatccgttaagctagcacccataacacaagcattgagttgcttactttggggctagctggcgctgtgtgaaattgtccaaagatttatttatttatttattatttattaaacattgTAGCATTTGGCCTAAAGCGTAAGGAATAGGTCTATAACTAGGCTAGGCCTGATGAAAAATGTAGGAAATAGTCATGAATGTTTTGGCTTTTGGCAACTTATGTATTTGTTAAACGGATGTTTTAGTTTCAGATGTATGGTCTGATGTGCTAGAAAGACAGTATAATTTGTTCTATTATTGTTTTTAGCTAAAAAACGTTATAAAATTTAACACGATAAACTCCCATGAAACAAAACGTAATTGACACATCGACATCAGTGACATTGACACTGACAGTAATGACGTATCACCATTTATCATTTCACATCTGTGATTTCACAGCTGTTTTTACTGAGCCGCTCattctaaaaattaattaaaatgcctTTAATTATTATATGCGGCACTCCTGTGAGTGGAAAAACAACCAGAGCGAAAGAACTAAGTGATTTTTTCAAGAACAAGCACAGCAAAGAGGTGGAAATCATTTCGGAAGACGAAGCAATAGACAAGTTAGGTTATGACAAAAACAATACCTATTTGGACTCGCAAATGGAAAAAAGAATGAGGGGATACCTAAAATCTGAAGTTTTGAGGCTCATTGGCAAGGACAATGTCGTAATTTTGGACGGGAGCAACTATATCAAAGGTATTTGTGTACATTAGAAATGTACTTATCAGTGTACCAATACTTGTAATTTCTTACTTTCAAATACTTAGTCCAGCTCCACACgttggtgccaatattggtccCAACACCCTTCGTCCAGCTTATCGATCTAGCTAGAAAATAACTGGTCCCAAAATTGGCGCCAAAACTATTTTCAAGTTACACATGTTGGAGCCAAGTCTGGAGGGAGCTGGCTTTAATGTTGATTCAAATATGATATTAACTATGCATACCAACAATATCTTACTAAATATTGAcacatttaaatataatttactacAAAAAAGTTGTTACGAAATTGCAGGATACCGCTACGAACTGTATTGTGCTTCAAAAGCGTCAAAATCCACGCAATGTACGGTCTACACGATACGCAACCACGACGAAGCTTGGGAGGCTAATCAGCAGAGAATACAGAGTGTAAACGAAGGAGATTCCTCAGAAAGTTCGAACAAAACAGAAAGTAATGTAAGGAATCCTGTTCCTTATACTGAAGAAGTATTTAACGCGCTTACTAGGCTGAGGTAAATATAACATCAGTGAAGAAACTTTTCCTTGTTTAcatactactaatattataaatgcgaaaggttgaatgtctggatgtttgttactctttcacgcaaaaactactaaacggattttcatgaaattttacagtattattgtttataacccagaataacatattttataggctataatttatgacgatctgtgacattcTAAATTTCAcggtgaagctgcgggcaaaagctagtactatTATAATTTTCGATTTTGTGTCAAAGAATGATTCAATCTAAGTgacagggttcgaggatatatatcaagggatatatatcaagatatatatcggatatatatccgatatatatcaagccggttttgatgatatatatcaacttttaaaatttgttactgtatttgtactttttgacataagatttttatttttttagttgattttgccgtatttcaaagatattttatgtttttgctttatttgtctgattttaagttttaaaaacattaaaaacatgtttatgtaacacatatgcaatagtattcatgaataatacaataaaataatactatggctttcatacaaaattgatatatatcaaagttgatatatatcggatatatatcataaatatccgatattttgatatttataataaatatcggatattttcgaaccctgctaAGTGATAACATTCCAAAATTTCCAACCATAACAGCGGAATTAAGAATTTGCAGCCCTACAACAACCAAGAGATGTTAAAAAAtcgatcatattttttttactcaaTTTCCACTGTTCCTACTTCATATCAGAGACTATTGAACTGGTGCTAACGGGTCCCTAAAGCATTACCAACACTATCAATCAGTTCAGTAGCATAATTCCATAACTTTCACCAGGTTCGAAGAGCCAATCAGCAGCAATAGATGGGACAGCCCGCTGTTCACCGTTCAGCCAACCGACGAACTTGATCTGGATTCAATATACAAAGTCCTGTTTGAGAAGAAACCTCCACCGCCTAATATGAGCACACAGaacgtaagtaaataaaaataacatctaaacataggtacctacttactggtTTTTAGTAATTAAGATATGATTCAAAGTAAACATTAAAAgaagttttataaagttaaactTCTTATATCTATCAGTTAAAATACAATTACTTTATGTTGATTTTGCTGTGCaaaacagaaacaaaaatattgtccAGGTCAAAGCACAACTAGATCACATTTTGATGCGAACCTGCACTGCTAAAAAAACGAATGACACACTATTGAAATTAGCAAACGTGGCCTCGTCGAATACTGCCGTAGCGATCGCGCTTACAATTTATCTTTTCTGCCAAACACAcccattgttatttttttattaattgaaatttatacttGCAGCCTCCACTAACAACGACAAACTTCCTCTACGAGCTAGACAAAGTGACACAAGCGATATCGAAACAGATTCTCGAAGCGAAGCAACTCAACATCGATGAGGTCAAGTTCCCAGATTACCCTGGTTGTGTGCTCGAAGCAAGTTGCACTCAGCAAGCGAGTCCGCAACAGCTACTACGGTTGAGAAGGCAGTTTCTAACATATGCTAAGATGAACCATTCGAATGAGGAAATGAGTAAGATAGGAAGATACTACATACAGTATTTGAATAAAACACTTACTGAATGAGATTCCTGACTTTTCATTCGCGTACAGTCAGTGTCTAATAGTTCGTAACATCCAAAGTATCCAAAGTTGACAACACGACCATATAACGtattgcgaacttattggctattTTGGGTGTCCCGAgttatttgacgctgattatACTTTTTGCTTAGTTGTCATCAAGTCGTTTAgacaacccatgctacgccgccactgttggccgataccaaatcggtgtattGTTGTGCGTACATACTGTCATACTTGTtcactgattaactgcccgaccaAACTATTAGCCGTCAAATCTGTAGTCTACGAGAACTCtttagtttccactgcaggagaCTGGAAAACCCTCTGTAATTTTCTAGAGGCAAATTGAAGATTCGGCCAACACTCCCCACGCCTGGCCAGTCGGGTAATTGGAAAGATTGGGAGTGGTTCTCCTACTATGGAACTTTGCTTAAAAGTGCAAAAGTAGTCTAACTAAAAATGCCCTTATTAACTAcactggtacagtcagcgtcaaacaattcgtgacacccaaagtagccaaaaaagacaacacaaccttatttccaattggaacaaagacgtgttgcgaacttcttggctactttgggtgtcacgaactatttgtcgCTGACTGTACCAAAAACTTCGCCAGGGAAAAAGGCTAGcgcaaaataaaacacttataATCTCcaaataaacatatattttaatCTCTTTACAATGTACTTAACAAAATAACAACTACAAGTCTTCCGCTGCCCTCGCGTTGAGCCGTTGACGCTAGGGAActaaacttacgcccgtattcacaaacattgctatgaggtctcacagtgcacgtggtccagtggcggggcaagacctaaatttgatgtgggcaagacagatttcgcgaggccttgttctgtggcgaactgaattataaaaaaagtaataataaaaaaacaatgaacactgacaagtttttattcataaaaatacaaattagattaatattaaaaaaaaatttttttgaggcgcgaggccccttgtaccgcgaggccgtaggcggtggcccatgTCGcccacgccttacgccgcctctgACGTGGtcacacgcgaaccaatcacagagctcaattcaacgctgtgcgttcgatttgctgcttcacataagcaagcatggTTTGTGAGTACGGGCGTTAATGTCAAACGATGAGGGTTTCCTTTTGCGCTcacttggcgccactggcgagtgatAGGGCCTTTCTTTACAGAGGCGCCAAGCCAACGTAattgcaaatacgatagtcttCTTACCAATTTAGCGCTTAgtaccagttggcgccactgtctgtCTTGGCCATAAGCAAGTGACAAGAATACAGGATCTTACACGACAGTTGGCGAGTGGTGATTACAAATGCAAGTCTTCCTACCATTACAGCGCTCaacagttagcgccactgtttTAGCCACAACTTACAAGCAAATTACAGAACCTTAGGTACTCGTCAGAAGCGCGAATTTGATGATTAAAATACGATAGTCTTCCAGCCTATTCAGCGCTTATCAGTTGGCGCCACTTTCTTAGTCACAAGCAAATGACAGGACCTCCTAGCtagacagtggcgccaatttGGCGATTGCTAAAGCCATAGTCTtcctaccgcttcagcgctcactagttggcgccactgtcttagccACAAGAAAGTGATAGGATCTTACTAGTCAGTGGCGCCAAAGTAATTGCAAAATAAGGTAAGTCTTCCTACCGCTTCGGCTCTCACCAGTTGACGCTTGTCTTAGCTACATCTCGCAAGCAAATGAGAGGCCCTTACACGACAGTGGCGCGCCAATCTAGTGattgcaaatacgatagtcttTGTTAGTTGACTTTTAGACtgctttagcgctcaccagtatGGCGACTTTCTTATCAACAATTCGCAAGCAAGTGATAAGACCTTACAAGACTGGCTACCAGCGGCGCCAactaattaataaagaaaccCTCACTATACAGGATGTCTTGTTTTATTTCGCTGAGAATACTATATTACCTACGATAATTCAACACTTCACCGGTGCCTGATAAAGTCCCTGATAGTCTATTAGGAACTTATCTATCAGACTACaacttttcatcatcatcagggaATCGACAGACATACAATTTTTagataaaatatctttaaaatataccttTATATAGGACGTATTTTCGAAGAATCGACTAATTTACAATGATACAGATACAGAATGATTACAGCAAGTCAACCTATCCAATTTTGGCCAATGGAATTTGAAACTTATATCTTCAAAAATAGGGTTCCAAATATCATTATGAAGTGTTGAATGACGCTCTGACGCTAATatctattatattatgtacatttaaagcattgttttatttctatctaggaaaagtttaaataaaaatgtagagaaAACTGTCCTAAAAAGTATTCATATTGTCATCACCTTGTTTATTTTCCAGAGAAAAAGTTCAAAATCTCACCACTgtagaaataatattttgtcatgtgGCAACACCTTGATTACTTCATACATAGGCGTTGCCAGTGTAATTTTGAAAAACTACTAAATTACCCCAAACATTTTGGCGCCATCatagaaaataatacttttttgaGACCATAGTCAAAATGGACGTTTCCTATTTTCTCCGCAAGGTGGCGCTCATTTGCCAATACAAAaaacattcttatttaaaaagcCCTAAAGTTCATAATATTTGTATAACAAATCATACAATAACATTAAGAACTAAACATGATCTCTTATTATTTTTAGCTATTTTTTGAGGACGTTTTTAAATCGTACGAATTCGCAAACGAAATTCACGAATCGTATACGAAATTTCGAATTCTTTATTTTGCATGCTGTGTAGATTAAATTCATTCTTTTACTAAGGACGTATGAACATATTTCTGAATCGTTCGAATTCGCAATGAAATCTTACGAATCGTATACGAAATCCTTTATTTTGCTTACTAAGTTCAAGGGGTCTTGTACGTGGTATTTCGCACTTATAAAAGCATTCAAGTTAATCTTCCTGAATATTTATAGGTCACTCAACAAAAGTTGAGGCAAACACATACTCACAttgatgtaatatttgaatacagaactcaaaattacacattcaagttcaaatatcgaatacacaaaaaaaactacttgtGTTGATGGCCTCAACTTGCGTTGAGTGAACTATATTTGgtgaaaaacaattgaaatgtagCATAAACTCAAATATACGCCTCGTAATATTAACGAAAAAGATGGCTTAATATTactaaattacataattaaccAGACCTAAGTGTTGTTGTGATTTTAAATCTCGTCAAAATATCTTTTGATGTAATAAAACGAGTTTTTTCTATTAAATTAACAGTTCTTTCCTTATGTACCTatctatttatacagggtgtttggtaaatgggtatatgagccgacactagcccatgttaacatgggcatataaatgatatggtgaagtcagaaatttgatatcatcattttatttttttaaattttcatacaaaataaattttataaattccgatttgtataaaaattaaaatagttaaaatgaagatatcaattttctgacttcaccataccatttatatgcccatgttaacatgggctagtgtcggctcatatacccatttaccaaacaccctgaatatttattaatttcgtaATATGCAGACTTGTCATTTTATATCTATAACACCTATCTACTGCTTAACATACATTAAATATATCTTTTTGTGTATCAAAAAAGATAGGCCTATGACAGTAGTTGAGCATGTTGAAATCTCAAAAATAGCATAGTGTCATTTATGTGgtaaaaaaatactcttttacatgacattggcgaaatcatggttctcaaaaccaagtcgtagccaaaataaaagaagaagaagaaatactcAGCGAGTCTTCTttagataataatacataatatttttacttatatcGCGTCCGTCTGGCTAAAAAAACGTACCTTTTAACGGATGTTTGAATTAAAATTGCAACATTTAGTTATCAAGTTCATTCATTCATCTCTTTTGCTCATAGCGAGATCCTGGCGTGTGCGACAAGAACAAAATACCATACATTTCGATATCCTCAAAAATGCTCAACTACCGTCAAAAATCAACCTTATACTGGCGCTAATGTTGAATAAATAACGTACAAAATCACATTTACTTCATTACACATAGTAAActaacaataatttgtgataacTTATTCGAATTGTAACTTATTAATACCAAATCCAACAAACTGCCACAAAGTTGcttttataaatacaaaattaacctGTAcactcagcgtcaaatagttcgtgacacccaaagtggccaaaaagttgacaacaaccttattccaatgagggctatcgttttagcgctcaccagttagcgtcactgtagagtaaggtcctgtcacttgctagtagcgaagacagtggcgccagctggtgagcgctaaagtggtgggaggactatcgcatttgcactcatcaagatggcgccactgtagagtaaggtcctgtcaatcgccaggggtgccaactgttaagtataaaaacgatagccctcattgtaacaaagacgtgttgcgaactttttggctactttgggtgtcacaaactatttgtcGCTGACTGTACCTGTAAGGACTCTTGCAGATGCGTTTCAAGGTCCTTTATTTCAACATGctgatacaaaataaaacttagatattttttgacGTAGAACCAACAAAACGCAACTTTGTGGCACCCAACATATTTCTCAGGTCGATTTCACCAGTGTAGgtatgtaaataatataaaaattttaattataggGAATTGGACACCAACTAtcgttattaattaaaatcagaATAGCAAATGAACGAAATTAGGCCTTtctaaggcgagagtgaataggcaataggcacttacagggcagatgtaccatctcacttaacaccaggtgcgattgcggtcaaatacctgccttgttatgcgtaaaaaacattttcataaatacataatttaaattgacatttacatGAGTTCTTTTATTAGTTAATGGAATTATTCTTTTAAATAGTCTCCTATTGGTGTTATATTTACTACATTGATAAATTTCGACCCGAAAAAAGCTGCCCCTGTAATACATAAACTTTCTATACATAAAGATTTAACAATAACACCTTCTGACAAGATATATGCTCACTTAGGACTTAATTCATCACTATTATTCAGATTTTGACCCTTAAaagttcaaaattttaattgaatttgcACTTTAAAGACAAAACCATACGGTTCAAAATTGAGTGAACCAATGCACTCTTAAGGTGACTTTATTTTGAACATACAATTGTGTCGTTCTAACAGatatcataattaatttttttagacctTAAGGCAAGTGAAGAAGGCCCAAAATATGGTGGGAAATACATTCCCACTGCCGTATTAATCCAATATCTATTGAATAATGAAGAAAGCCCTTTACTTTAAATTACCAATCAGAAATAACAACCAAACAATAGTTGACAACGTTTTTTCAAACTAAAAGATATACTCATTCTTTAGGTTCTTCCCAATTAGAAtgtaaaacaaacatacaaGCATTTTAACTCAAAATAAACTTAATGTGCATTTATATTCAAGTTCTGTTACATAACTTCAGTAATGTATAGTCagagtcaaatagttcgtaatacccagtggccaaaaagttaagAACACAACCTTGTAAcgcagggtactcacctgccatgtagcacgtatCGTACCATGTAACGTATCCAACCTTagaagtgagtacggctcgtccacggtcatcgcgtatctggctgcgagctcctggatcctactgcgagccgcctttgtgctcgcagtgataccgccactcggcgggtcgctatgatctccctgcgaaccacgcgcgagcagctcgcagctgactcgtgcctatgtactctcttgatacagtatctgatacattacatgctacacggctaaagcctggtccgtgagcacgtagaaacttgtccaatgaccccaagctacccatccttatcgctcgcgcgtaattatgttgctgtcgcgctcgcacactcactgcgggtgcccgtcgcacagtcgcgacagcaatataattacgtgcgagcgataaggatgggtagcttggggtcattggacaagtttctacgtgctcacggaccaggctttaggtgagtaccctgcttaacaaagacgtgttgtgaactttttggctactttgggtgtcgcgaactatttgacgctgactgtacatatcAGAACATCGATCTAAATAATATTGTATCTATGTATAGATCAATATGTATAGCGCttaagtcagtgcctgaggtatattagcggcacgggagggtgtttttgtgacggtcaaataaccgcctctgtggtctagtggtaccaccacctgcttcagacgcagaggtcccgggttcgattcccagtgggggcagatttttctgttcggtttggttggtggtagggcttgttctaagtccgcctggctctagctaccaccatcttacctaaatctgtcgccataacagcagtgttaacagcattgttgtgttccggcagttagaggtaagatagttcctccgtggttgaggattccgggtgaagctcgcttccaccttcggcctgatcgtcacttaccatcaggtgagatacaggccaagagcttcctcgttgtggataaaaaaata includes:
- the LOC135085078 gene encoding protein KTI12 homolog, producing MPLIIICGTPVSGKTTRAKELSDFFKNKHSKEVEIISEDEAIDKLGYDKNNTYLDSQMEKRMRGYLKSEVLRLIGKDNVVILDGSNYIKGYRYELYCASKASKSTQCTVYTIRNHDEAWEANQQRIQSVNEGDSSESSNKTESNVRNPVPYTEEVFNALTRLRFEEPISSNRWDSPLFTVQPTDELDLDSIYKVLFEKKPPPPNMSTQNPPLTTTNFLYELDKVTQAISKQILEAKQLNIDEVKFPDYPGCVLEASCTQQASPQQLLRLRRQFLTYAKMNHSNEEMSKIGRYYIQYLNKTLTE